The following proteins come from a genomic window of Loxodonta africana isolate mLoxAfr1 chromosome 19, mLoxAfr1.hap2, whole genome shotgun sequence:
- the LOC100658334 gene encoding SEC14-like protein 3 isoform X1, with product MSGHVGDLSPKQAETLAKFRENVQDVLPALPNPDDYFLLRWLRARNFDPQKSEAMLRKYMEFRKAMDIDHILDWQPPEVIQKYMPGGLCGYDRDGCPVWYDIIGPLDPKGLLFSVTKQDLLKTKMRDCERILHECDLQTERLGRKIETIVMIFDCEGLGLKHFWKPLVEVYQEFFGLLEENYPETLKFMLIVKATKLFPVGYNLMKPFLSEDTRRKIIVLGNNWKEGLLKLISPEELPAQFGGNLTDPDGNPKCLTKINYGGEIPKSMYVRDQVKTQYEHSVQISRGSSHQVEYEILFPGCVLRWQFSSDGADIGFGIFLKTKMGERQRAGEMTEVLPSQRYNAHMVPEDGSLTCSEAGVYVLRFDNTYSFVHTKKISFTVEVLLPDEGMQKYDKELTPI from the exons ATGAGTGGCCACGTTGGAGACCTCAGCCCCAAGCAGGCAGAGACCCTGGCCAAG TTCCGAGAAAATGTCCAGGACGTGCTACCTGCCCTTCCCAACCCTGATGACTACTTCCTTCTGCGCTGGCTCCGAG CTCGGAACTTTGACCCGCAGAAATCAGAAGCCATGCTCCGCAAG TACATGGAGTTTCGGAAGGCCATGGACATTGACCACATTCTTGATTGGCAGCCTCCAGAG GTGATCCAGAAGTACATGCCTGGGGGCCTATGTGGCTACGACCGTGACGGCTGTCCTGTGTGGTACGACATCATTGGGCCGCTCGACCCCAAGGGGCTGCTCTTCTCTGTCACCAAACAGGACCTGCTCAAGACCAAGATGAGGGACTGTGAGCGTATCCTGCATGAGTGTGACCTGCAGACTGAGCGG CTGGGGAGGAAAATTGAGACCATCGTGATGATATTTGACTGCGAGGGCCTGGGCTTGAAGCACTTCTGGAAACCTCTGGTGGAAGTGTACCAGGAG TTCTTTGGTCTCCTTGAAGAGAATTACCCAGAGACCCTGAAGTTCATGCTCATCGTGAAAG CCACCAAACTGTTTCCTGTGGGTTACAATCTCATGAAGCCCTTCTTGAGTGAAGACACCCGAAGAAAAATCATAGTGCTTGGGA ACAACTGGAAGGAAGGTTTGCTGAAACTTATCAGTCCCGAGGAACTGCCTGCCCAGTTTGGGGGAAACCTGACTGACCCAGATGGAAATCCCAAATGTTTAACCAAG ATCAACTATGGTGGGGAGATTCCCAAGTCTATGTATGTGAGGGATCAGGTGAAGACTCAGTATGAGCACTCAGTGCAGATTAGCCGTGGCTCCTCACACCAGGTGGAGTATGAGATCCTGTTTCCAGGATGTGTCCTCAG GTGGCAGTTCTCATCAGATGGTGCAGATATTGGCTTTGGGATTTTCCTGAAGACCAAGATGGGGGAGCGGCAGCGAGCAGGCGAGATGACAGAGGTGCTGCCCAGCCAGCGCTATAATGCCCATATGGTGCCCGAAGATGGGAGCCTCACCTGCTCGGAAGCTGGCGTCT ATGTCCTGCGCTTCGACAACACCTACAGCTTTGTTCACACCAAGAAGATCAGCTTCACAGTGGAGGTGCTGCTCCCGGACGAAGGCATGCAAAAATATGACAAGGAGCTCACCCCCATCTAG
- the LOC100658334 gene encoding SEC14-like protein 3 isoform X2 has product MSGHVGDLSPKQAETLAKFRENVQDVLPALPNPDDYFLLRWLRARNFDPQKSEAMLRKLGRKIETIVMIFDCEGLGLKHFWKPLVEVYQEFFGLLEENYPETLKFMLIVKATKLFPVGYNLMKPFLSEDTRRKIIVLGNNWKEGLLKLISPEELPAQFGGNLTDPDGNPKCLTKINYGGEIPKSMYVRDQVKTQYEHSVQISRGSSHQVEYEILFPGCVLRWQFSSDGADIGFGIFLKTKMGERQRAGEMTEVLPSQRYNAHMVPEDGSLTCSEAGVYVLRFDNTYSFVHTKKISFTVEVLLPDEGMQKYDKELTPI; this is encoded by the exons ATGAGTGGCCACGTTGGAGACCTCAGCCCCAAGCAGGCAGAGACCCTGGCCAAG TTCCGAGAAAATGTCCAGGACGTGCTACCTGCCCTTCCCAACCCTGATGACTACTTCCTTCTGCGCTGGCTCCGAG CTCGGAACTTTGACCCGCAGAAATCAGAAGCCATGCTCCGCAAG CTGGGGAGGAAAATTGAGACCATCGTGATGATATTTGACTGCGAGGGCCTGGGCTTGAAGCACTTCTGGAAACCTCTGGTGGAAGTGTACCAGGAG TTCTTTGGTCTCCTTGAAGAGAATTACCCAGAGACCCTGAAGTTCATGCTCATCGTGAAAG CCACCAAACTGTTTCCTGTGGGTTACAATCTCATGAAGCCCTTCTTGAGTGAAGACACCCGAAGAAAAATCATAGTGCTTGGGA ACAACTGGAAGGAAGGTTTGCTGAAACTTATCAGTCCCGAGGAACTGCCTGCCCAGTTTGGGGGAAACCTGACTGACCCAGATGGAAATCCCAAATGTTTAACCAAG ATCAACTATGGTGGGGAGATTCCCAAGTCTATGTATGTGAGGGATCAGGTGAAGACTCAGTATGAGCACTCAGTGCAGATTAGCCGTGGCTCCTCACACCAGGTGGAGTATGAGATCCTGTTTCCAGGATGTGTCCTCAG GTGGCAGTTCTCATCAGATGGTGCAGATATTGGCTTTGGGATTTTCCTGAAGACCAAGATGGGGGAGCGGCAGCGAGCAGGCGAGATGACAGAGGTGCTGCCCAGCCAGCGCTATAATGCCCATATGGTGCCCGAAGATGGGAGCCTCACCTGCTCGGAAGCTGGCGTCT ATGTCCTGCGCTTCGACAACACCTACAGCTTTGTTCACACCAAGAAGATCAGCTTCACAGTGGAGGTGCTGCTCCCGGACGAAGGCATGCAAAAATATGACAAGGAGCTCACCCCCATCTAG